The Echinicola jeungdonensis genome segment ATTAATGTTTTGTCCCCAGGCAGTTGCCAACTGGGATATTAAAAAAAATATGATCAAAAAGGCCCGATTCATTTTTTAAATTTAAGAAGCTGGAAGGTATTCCCATCAAATTCCCCATAGGTGAACTGATTTACCCATTCACCTAGATTATAATAGGTGGATTTCTTTCCGACCGGCAATTCTAGGGGAAGATGCCTATGGCCAAAGATATAATAATCAAAATGAATTTTTTCCTCCACGGATTGGCAATACTTCCAAAGCCATTCCCCTTCACCTTTAAAGGTATCTTCCTGTTTATTTTCGTTGGTGACTCGACTGCTGTTGGACCATTTTTCTGCGAGACTGATCCCAATGTCGGGATGGATCCATTTAAACAGAAACTGGCAGAGCTTATTGGTAAATATCTTTTTTAGCACTTTATAATTCTTGTCGCCAGGACCAAGGCCATCACCATGGCCAATCAGCATTTTTTTATGATTGATTTCTACTTCAATGGGATGATGGTAAACAGGGATTCCCAGTTCCTTAGTGAAATAATCCTTCATCCAAAGGTCATGGTTTCCTGTAAAGAAAAAGATAGGAATTCCCTTGTCCCTCATGGCGGCAATTTTTCCAATAAACCTGATGAAACCCTTGGGAACCACCTTCTCATATTCAAACCAGAAATCAAAAATATCACCAACCAGAAAAACAGCTGCTGCCTCCTCTTCTATATTTTCCAGCCAACGAATAATTTTATCCTCACGTTTTCTACTGGATTTACGGTTTGGAGCCCCTAAATGAAAATCTGAAGCAAAAAATACTTTTTGTGTTGCGCTTATATTAATGTTCATGAATACTTTATTGTTCTGGGGCGAATAATTTCCCATTTCTTGTTCAAATAATGGAATATTGAGTTGCCAATTTTTTTTGCTGCCAAATTTAACAATCTTTTGGTTATGGGAAAATGAATTCCAAATGGTAGTCAAACTTGTGGGATGAAAAGGTATGGGGAAGAAAAGAAAAAGCTCCATTTGATTTGTAATGGGGGACAGCAGGAAAGGGTAAATCTTGATTTGGAAATTTACACGTTAGGTAATATTCTATGGTTTCTCTTCAATTATTAGGAATAAAATCAATCTAAAAACCTAAGGAAAGGATTCCAAAACATTTATGCTCCATTCCGGGAATCCGCCCAATTTATTTCACCCAGGGCAAAAAAAAGCTTTCCTGAAAAATTTCAGGAAAGCTTTTTAAAATTTTATTGAAGGAAATTAATCTTTGTTTTCACTGAGGGTTTCTTCTACATCTGTAGATTTACCATTATTGGTGGATTTTCCCTTTTCTTTTTCTTCTTCTTCCTTCTCTTCTTTCTCGATTTTTTTATCACGGTCCTCTGCTTTCCTTGTGAAAGCTTCATAAGTAGTTTCCCGGTCAAATGGCCTTTTGCCAATCAGTTTTTCAAGGTCAGATTGGAAGATGATTTCTTTCTGCAACAATTCCTTGGCCAAGGTTTCCAGTTCCGGTAACCTATGTTTCAGCAATTCCTTGGTCCTTTCATAGGCAAAACTGATCAACTTTCTCACCTCTTCATCAATCGTCTCAGCGGTGGCTTCTGAATAAGGTTTGTTGAAGTTGTATTCATTCGATTTGCTGTCGTAGAAGCTGACATTTCCTATTTTTTCGTTCATACCATAAATGGAAACGATGGAATAGGCCATTTTTGTCACCCTTTCCAGGTCACTCAAGGCCCCAGTGGAAATTTTGGCGAAAATCAATTCTTCGGCAGCTCTACCACCCAAGGTCATGCACATTTCATCGATCAATTGCTCGGTCTGGTAAAGGAACTGCTCTTTTGGCAGGTATTGCGCATATCCTAGAGCAGCTATTCCCCTTGGAACAATACTTACTTTTACCAATGGGTCAGCATGCTCCAGGAACCAACCTGCTACAGCGTGACCAGCCTCATGGTAGGCAACGATTTTTTTCTCTTCAGGAGAAATGATTTTATTTTTCTTTTCAAGGCCACCAATGACACGATCCACGGCATCCTGGAAATCCTGCATATCAACAGCTTCTTTATTTCTTCTTGCAGCAATCAGGGCAGCCTCATTACAAACATTGGCAATCTCTGCACCCGCAAAACCAGGAGTTTGGGCAGCGAGTTTTTTAGGGTCGATATCCGAACTGGTTTTGATGGGTTCCAGGTGAACTTTGAAAATAGCTTCCCTTCCAAGAATATCTGGTTTGTCAATGCTGATTTGACGGTCAAAACGACCCGCCCTCAGCAAGGCGCTGTCCAGCACATCCGGGCGGTTGGTGGCCGCTAAAACAATCACCCCTGTATCGGTACCAAAACCATCCATCTCCACCAGTAAGGAGTTCAGTGTGTTTTCTCTTTCATCATTGGAACCTGGCATTTGGCCTTTTCCTCTGGAACGGCCAATGGCATCAATTTCGTCAATGAAGATAATACAAGGGGCTTTTTCTTTGGCCTGCTTGAAAAGGTCACGGACCCTCGCAGCACCCACTCCTACGAACATTTCCACGAAGTCGGAACCTGACAGGGTGAAAAATGGTACGCCTGCTTCACCTGCTACAGCTTTTGCCAACAAGGTTTTACCAGTACCAGGAGGGCCTACTAACAAAGCACCTTTTGGAATTTTACCACCCAACTTGGTGAATTTGCCGGGGTTTTTGAGAAACTCCACAATTTCCTGAACTTCTTCTTTGGCTTCATCCAAGCCTGCCACATTGTCAAAAGTGATTTTTACTTTGTTTTCAGCATCAAACAATTGGGCTTTGGATTTTCCTACATTGAAAATCTGGCCTCCGGGGCCACTAGGACCTGCCATTCTACGCATCATGATCCAGAATAGGAAGAAAATCAGCAATAAAAAGCCGAAGCTTCCAAACCAATTGCCCCAGCTGTCTTCTTTGTCAGCTGTGTATTCTATTTTTTGATCATTAGGTAGATTTCCCTGAAGCTCATCAAAATATTCTTCAAATGTATCTATAGATGGTATAGTTAATTTATAGTGTGGGCCTGTAGGGCTGAAAAATGGATTTTGATTTTCTAATTCATCCTTGTATCTCTGATTTTCCAGGGCCTCCTCTTTTAGGGTGATCTTAGCGTAATTTTGATTGTAGATTAATACTACCTTATCTACATCATTGCTCATCACCATTTCCTCAAACCGCATCTTGGTGATTTCTATCATGGCACTACGGTTATTAAACCAAGTGATTCCGATCAATACAATTACGGCCGTGATGATCAACCAAAGTTGAAAATTCGGCTTTTGAGGCGGTTTAGGGATGAACTTTTTATTTTTGTTTTTATCACTCATTGGTCATTAATTAATGCTGTAAACTTTAGGTAAAACGGATTTAAACGGTGAAGGTTTGAGCCACTATTTTATTTGGGTGATTTTTGCATCACCCCATAATTCCTCCAATCCATAAAAGGCTCTTTTTTCCTTTAGAAATATGTGAGCGACTACGTCGACATAATCCACCAGAACCCATTGTCTGGAATTTTTCCCTTCACTTCTCCAAGGTCTTTCTTTATTTTTTTTATAAACTTCCTCTTCTATAGAGGTAGAAATGGCTTCTATTTGAGTGTCAGATTGGCCTGAACATATCACAAAAAAATCAGAAACTGAATCGGTTATTTCCCTTAAATCCATCAACACAATATCGGAGGCTTTTTTCTCCTCCATCCCTTTCACTATTATTTTACTCAGCTCTTCTGCTGTCATACTTTTTATTTGTAATTTTACTTTTCATTTCTGCTTTACAATAAAAGTTTAAATATCCTTATTGTACCACAAAATAACTAATTATTTGATGCATAAAATCCTTGCCAATACTGTTTTTCTGGGTAAAGATGTGAAATATCTGACAGAGTGTCATTCCACCAATGACATGGCCGCCCAAGAATACAAGAATGGGCACTTAATAGAAGGTAGCATAATCATTACGGATAAACAAACCAAAGGACGGGGGCAAAGAGGCAACCGTTGGTACAGCGAACCAGGAAAAAACTTGACTTTTTCATTGGTACTTACTCCCTGTTTTTTGGATGTCTCCCAGCAATTTGACCTGAACAGGGCCATTTCCTTGGCTGTTCATGCAGCATTAGAGGATTATGTGAAGGGAATCAAGGTCAAATGGCCCAATGATATAGTTTATGAAAATGGGGAAAAAATAGGGGGGATATTAATTGAAAATACCCTAGGGCAAAGAGGAATGGAGCATTCGATTGTGGGGATAGGTTTAAATATCAACCAGATTGATTTCCCTTTTCCGGGCCCGGTTTCCATGGCTATTTTGACGGGCGGGGAATTAGATAGGGACGAGTTATTTAAGTCTATTATTCATCATATAGAAAAAGAATATACCCTATTGAAAAAGGGAAAATTGAAAGGACTCCGGCAATCCTTTAATCAACATTTATACAGGATGGATCAATGGGCAAGTTATCAGGAGCCAGGAGGAAAACAATTTGAGGCTAAGATTGTTGATGTTAATGCCGAGGGTAAACTTCTTTTGAAAAAACAAGGGGGCGAAATAAAGCATTATACTTTTAAAGAAGTCCAATTTCTGTAAGGATAATGATTTCGTAATGTCTTTGGGATTGAGTAAATTTGCAGTCGAAATTTTAATATCTAAACGATAAATTCATGTCAGAAACTACATCCAAATACGTCAAGTATAAAGTAAAGGATATTTCCTTGGCTGATTGGGGCCGAAAAGAAATCAGATTAGCAGAGGCAGAAATGCCAGGTTTGATGGCCTTGAGAGAAGAATATGGTGC includes the following:
- the rsfS gene encoding ribosome silencing factor is translated as MTAEELSKIIVKGMEEKKASDIVLMDLREITDSVSDFFVICSGQSDTQIEAISTSIEEEVYKKNKERPWRSEGKNSRQWVLVDYVDVVAHIFLKEKRAFYGLEELWGDAKITQIK
- a CDS encoding UDP-2,3-diacylglucosamine diphosphatase: MNINISATQKVFFASDFHLGAPNRKSSRKREDKIIRWLENIEEEAAAVFLVGDIFDFWFEYEKVVPKGFIRFIGKIAAMRDKGIPIFFFTGNHDLWMKDYFTKELGIPVYHHPIEVEINHKKMLIGHGDGLGPGDKNYKVLKKIFTNKLCQFLFKWIHPDIGISLAEKWSNSSRVTNENKQEDTFKGEGEWLWKYCQSVEEKIHFDYYIFGHRHLPLELPVGKKSTYYNLGEWVNQFTYGEFDGNTFQLLKFKK
- the ftsH gene encoding ATP-dependent zinc metalloprotease FtsH, translated to MSDKNKNKKFIPKPPQKPNFQLWLIITAVIVLIGITWFNNRSAMIEITKMRFEEMVMSNDVDKVVLIYNQNYAKITLKEEALENQRYKDELENQNPFFSPTGPHYKLTIPSIDTFEEYFDELQGNLPNDQKIEYTADKEDSWGNWFGSFGFLLLIFFLFWIMMRRMAGPSGPGGQIFNVGKSKAQLFDAENKVKITFDNVAGLDEAKEEVQEIVEFLKNPGKFTKLGGKIPKGALLVGPPGTGKTLLAKAVAGEAGVPFFTLSGSDFVEMFVGVGAARVRDLFKQAKEKAPCIIFIDEIDAIGRSRGKGQMPGSNDERENTLNSLLVEMDGFGTDTGVIVLAATNRPDVLDSALLRAGRFDRQISIDKPDILGREAIFKVHLEPIKTSSDIDPKKLAAQTPGFAGAEIANVCNEAALIAARRNKEAVDMQDFQDAVDRVIGGLEKKNKIISPEEKKIVAYHEAGHAVAGWFLEHADPLVKVSIVPRGIAALGYAQYLPKEQFLYQTEQLIDEMCMTLGGRAAEELIFAKISTGALSDLERVTKMAYSIVSIYGMNEKIGNVSFYDSKSNEYNFNKPYSEATAETIDEEVRKLISFAYERTKELLKHRLPELETLAKELLQKEIIFQSDLEKLIGKRPFDRETTYEAFTRKAEDRDKKIEKEEKEEEEKEKGKSTNNGKSTDVEETLSENKD
- a CDS encoding biotin--[acetyl-CoA-carboxylase] ligase, which produces MHKILANTVFLGKDVKYLTECHSTNDMAAQEYKNGHLIEGSIIITDKQTKGRGQRGNRWYSEPGKNLTFSLVLTPCFLDVSQQFDLNRAISLAVHAALEDYVKGIKVKWPNDIVYENGEKIGGILIENTLGQRGMEHSIVGIGLNINQIDFPFPGPVSMAILTGGELDRDELFKSIIHHIEKEYTLLKKGKLKGLRQSFNQHLYRMDQWASYQEPGGKQFEAKIVDVNAEGKLLLKKQGGEIKHYTFKEVQFL